From Spirochaetales bacterium, a single genomic window includes:
- the hemW gene encoding radical SAM family heme chaperone HemW — MDLRNISIAKSPALISLYVHIPFCRKKCRYCHFYSVSDNDPVLQRRVIDGIIDELKFFLDRLSGVRFKTVYIGGGTPSMLERPVLEQLLSSIRGAALDLPEEWTIEANPDSIDTAFLRLCHEYGVSRISVGVQTFSDPLLRILGRVCENKDIVKAAELLRTGWNHLVNIDLLCGIPGQTRRLLKEDIEMCVNLFSPHHISFYSLTVEEQTILKRLVDENKIRLPEIKTQDGLWFYGYRLLEDRGLSNYEISNFSLPGRECRHNMGYWLLEPYIGIGPSAVSTLYDPKGGVLRISHAHDIALFLPGKASDWGMAHEKISANDHLFERCLMGFRLKDGFPEDGILCRYKKSLPDLVPELWYRWKARRYVKEITGRYALTNRGRFILDSLLLELADALDDTASNILH, encoded by the coding sequence TTGGACCTCCGTAACATATCGATCGCCAAATCACCCGCATTGATTTCTCTTTACGTCCATATCCCCTTTTGCAGGAAAAAATGCCGGTACTGTCATTTTTATTCCGTCTCCGATAATGATCCCGTATTGCAGCGAAGGGTGATCGACGGGATAATCGACGAACTAAAGTTTTTTCTCGACCGGCTGTCCGGTGTCCGTTTCAAAACCGTCTATATCGGTGGCGGCACTCCCTCCATGCTCGAACGCCCGGTACTCGAACAGCTTCTCTCATCGATACGCGGTGCGGCTTTAGATTTACCTGAAGAATGGACAATAGAGGCGAATCCGGACAGCATCGATACGGCGTTTCTCCGTCTCTGTCATGAGTATGGCGTTTCCAGAATCAGTGTGGGGGTACAGACCTTCTCCGATCCGCTGCTTCGAATCCTCGGAAGAGTATGTGAAAACAAGGATATCGTAAAAGCGGCGGAACTGCTTCGCACCGGTTGGAACCATTTGGTCAATATCGATCTTCTATGCGGGATCCCGGGCCAGACGAGACGGTTATTGAAAGAAGATATCGAAATGTGTGTGAATCTTTTTTCACCACACCACATCTCGTTCTATTCACTGACGGTCGAGGAGCAGACAATACTGAAGCGGCTTGTTGATGAAAACAAAATCAGACTGCCTGAAATAAAAACACAGGACGGATTATGGTTTTACGGGTACCGCCTTCTCGAAGACAGAGGTTTGAGCAATTATGAAATATCCAATTTTTCCCTCCCCGGACGTGAATGCCGTCATAACATGGGCTACTGGCTGCTCGAACCGTATATCGGTATCGGACCTTCGGCGGTATCCACCCTTTATGACCCGAAAGGCGGAGTGCTGCGTATCAGTCACGCGCACGACATAGCATTGTTCCTCCCGGGTAAAGCGTCGGACTGGGGTATGGCGCACGAAAAGATATCCGCAAACGATCACCTTTTCGAACGCTGCCTGATGGGATTCAGGTTGAAAGACGGATTCCCCGAGGACGGTATCCTTTGCAGATATAAAAAATCCCTTCCCGATCTCGTGCCGGAATTGTGGTATCGATGGAAAGCCCGCCGGTATGTCAAGGAGATAACGGGAAGATACGCTCTCACGAACAGGGGACGGTTCATTCTCGATTCCCTCCTCCTCGAACTCGCCGACGCACTCGACGATACCGCGTCGAACATCTTACACTGA